A genomic region of Thunnus albacares chromosome 2, fThuAlb1.1, whole genome shotgun sequence contains the following coding sequences:
- the selenom gene encoding selenoprotein M, with product MWLIVLASFLHCASAYNVDLKKLDGLAKARVETCGGUQLNRLREVKAFVVQDIPLYHNLVMKHIPGADPELVLLNHYFEELDRIALSDMTRSEINELLGKLGFYKKAQPEDEVPEEFRFSPAKDSPFKDEPEYKPSTSSLVTENTSSEPDSEVKHTDL from the exons ATGTGGCTGATCGTGTTGGCCAGCTTTCTTCACTGCGCCTCGGCCTACAATGTGGATCTGAAGAAACTGGACGGGCTGGCAAAAGCGAGGGTGGAG ACATGTGGTGGATGACAGCTGAACCGGCTCAGAGAG GTCAAAGCCTTCGTAGTCCAGGATATTCCTCTTTA CCATAACCTGGTGATGAAGCACATTCCTGGAGCCGACCCTGAGCTTGTCCTCCTGAACCACTACTTTGAAGAGCTGGAT CGGATCGCCTTGTCTGACATGACACGCTCAGAGATCAACGAGCTGCTGGGGAAACTGGGCTTCTACAAGAAGGCTCAACCTGAGGACGAGGTTCCGGAGGAGTTCCGCTTCTCTCCTGCCAAAGATAGCCCGTTCAAAGATGAGCCAGAGTACAAGCCCTCCACTTCCTCTCTTGTCACTGAGAACACCTCCTCAGAACCAGACTCCGAAGTCAAGCACACTGACCTATAA
- the LOC122970770 gene encoding golgin subfamily A member 6-like protein 22, which yields MERRESRASRDYNRGMEEMRKLMEGEMKEREQKLRTAAKIMVLKERETWRSDREQLLEKLSVTEEEITALKSDLQDEKDKNRNREQEIWSLRCQLSSEKEKYDSANALWWRKLHQVLEKAAGGIRKRDDQIISLERSLHAEKESWQQKVSQLEELLSEKEREISRANKKRRERTTAHIDTLALLSETQSALKESQLACNSLEEKLRQQLTEKMEKDQRELSERVESLRKELSERVSKCREELSTVCESWERRSHQWRKEKKQLEETLQAKHEIWIHEEAQMKEQIQCLTNDNLQLQELLIKKEKKKQKSFWSWSRSK from the exons ATGGAAAGACGAGAGAGTAGAGCCAGCAGG GACTACAACAGAGGgatggaggagatgaggaaaTTGATGGAGGGTGAGATGAAGGAGAGGGAACAAAAGTTAAGGACCGCTGCTAAAATCATGGTCCTCAAGGAGAGGGAGACCTGGAGAAGTGACAGAGAGCAACTTCTGGAGAAGCTCTCTGTCACTGAGGAAGAAATCACGGCATTGAAGAGTGACCTCCAGGATGAAAAGGACAAGAACAGGAACAGAGAACAAGAGATCTGGTCTCTTCGCTGCCAGCTCTCTTCTGAGAAAGAAAAGTATGACTCCGCCAATGCTCTCTGGTGGAGGAAGTTACAccaagtgctggaaaaggcAGCAGGGGGCATCAGAAAGAGAGATGATCAAATCATCTCTCTTGAACGGAGCCTCCACGCTGAGAAAGAGAGCTGGCAGCAAAAAGTCAGCCAGCTGGAAGAGCTCCtcagtgaaaaagagagagaaatcagCAGGgccaataaaaaaagaagagaacgTACCACGGCTCATATTGACACCTTGGCCCTGCTGAGTGAAACACAGTCAGCTTTGAAAGAAAGTCAACTGGCCTGTAATTCACTGGAGGAAAAACTCAGACAGCAGCTGACTGAAAAAATGGAGAAAGACCAGAGAGAGCTCTCAGAGAGAGTAGAGAGCCTCCGCAAGGAGCTCTCTGAGAGAGTCAGTAAGTGTAGAGAGGAGCTCTCCACAGTGTGCGAGAGTTGGGAGAGGAGGTCACACCAgtggaggaaagagaaaaaacaactgGAGGAGACGCTGCAggccaaacatgagatttggaTCCACGAGGAGGCGCAGATGAAAGAACAGATCCAGTGCCTCACCAACGACAACCTCCAGCTTCAG gaGCTCCTgataaaaaaggagaagaagaagcagaagagcTTCTGGAGCTGGAGTCGCAGCAAATAA